The Monodelphis domestica isolate mMonDom1 chromosome 5, mMonDom1.pri, whole genome shotgun sequence DNA segment TGTATACTACTGTATACTAGGTCAGTTCTGTATAGTACTGTATACTAGGTCAGTTCAAGGGCACAAAGATGGAAGATAGATAGGATGGTCAATGGATTGTTACTTTCAGACCTCCACCTGATTTTCCAGAGCTGAGAGATCCATTTTTTTATATACTGAAATTATAAGAAACTGAAACCTAAGATTTGGTATTGACACTTTATTTTATTCAGGGAGTTCTAACTCATCAGCCAATTAAAGTGTATTGATGACAGTCAGACAGCAGTCAAAAGACAATGTTTTCTTCTCAAAGAACCCCTCCATCACCATAACCTAAGGGAGTACTACACTCAGATGGGAAGGAATGATTACAGTAAAAAAGATAGCATAAAAACAAGGATGTCAATGTAGCCacctatgtatacaaaataaaactggtaacatgcaaaacattttccccctagAATTCTCTGACAGTCTTCTGGCTCCCACCAAGAGAGATGGTCTTtttgattattatatttaaaacaatcagaTCCAGTCACTCCTCTTTGTAGGCCAATTAGGTTTCTCAGAGTATAGAGTGCTAGtcatggattcaggaagacctgatttcagatcctgcctcaatactcactagctgtgagaccccaggcaagtcacttagcctctcagccttgatttcctcatctacaaaatagggataataacacttGTTTcacagaatcaaatgagataacacatataaagcactttgcaaaaacTGAAGTGCTGTGCAAGTGTTAGCTCCTACtactgttattgtttttgttgttcttcaggcCAGGAAGAGATCAGTAAGTTAgtttttttggtcttcttttattgttcttcaaatgtttgtTCCATAAAAGTATGCTCTGCCTTAACTTGCCCATGTCTCTGAGGAGTCTGTTCCATAATTAAGCCCTGTGTTAAATCAAGAGAGCACTTGTTTAAGTTTTCAGCACCTCTTTTCTGAAATGATTCACTCTGCTGGCTGTCTTGGAAAAAAGGTGCACCCTGACTCGGTAATGCTCAAGGTATGTGCTTTATCTTCCAGGATTGGGCTGGTGTGGACACATTGGGAGAAAAATATCTTCCGTTCAAATGCCTCtcccagaagaaaacaataaagcCTTGACATCATTTAATAAGCCTGATGAGTAACTGCTTTGCTACTCTAGATAACGCTGTTAATGTACAGGACTCAAAGAAAGAAAGTGTCTCCAGCAGCTTCTTCCAGCAGGCAGAAGGCTTTGGGCTGCCTTGCCAATGCTTTATTCTGAGTGCCAAATCCTTATTGCTTTCTTAGGCATTTATTGTAATCACTTGAATCATGATGCATCCCTCTGGTATTCCGATGGCTGCTCAGTATTAAGGCCCCAGGACCTCCACAGAGTTGACTTTATTTGGCTTTTCACTTCCGCTTTTGAATGAGCGCTGCAGTAACTCAGCCGGGAAGTTTCACAGGGGCTCCTGAAGGCACTTTCTATGGCCGTTGGGGTTTGTCCACCACTTTGTCTGGCTCTGTTTGGAGGCCAAGGTCTAGTCAGAACTTAAAGAGAAATACTAGGGAGAAattgaagggggagggggggaaggagagagaaagagagaaaaaaaaaaacagactgagagaaacagagaccaagagacagagaaagagagatagagacagagacatagagacagacatgtagagacagagagaaaaaagatagaaagggaggaaggaaggaagaaaaaggaaaggaagaaagaaggaaagaaggaaagaaagaaagaaagaaagaaagaaagaaagaaagaaagaaagaaagaaagaaagaaagaaagaaagaaagaaagaaagaaagaaagaaagaaagaaagaaagaaagaaagaaagaaagaaagaaagaaagaaagaaagaaagaaagaaaggaaggaaggaaggaaggaaggaaggaaggaaggaaggaagaaagaaagaatgaaagaaagaaagagagaaagaaagaaagaacaaaagaaagaaagaaagagagagagagagagaaagagagaaagaaagaaagaaagagagagaaagagagaaagaaagaaagaaagaaagaaagaaggaaggaaagaaagaaagaaagaaagaaagagagagagagagagaaagagagaaagagagagagaaagagagagagaaagagagaaagaaagaaagaaagaaagaaagaaagaaagaaagaaagaaagaaagaaagagagaaagaaagaaagaaagaaagaaagaaagaaagaaagaaagaaagaaagaaagaaagaaagaaagaaagaaagaaagaaagaaagaaagaaagaaagaaagaaagaaagaaagaaaggaggaaaggaagaaatgtcCTCAAGGTACAATTCAGCCAAAACCACCCTGTTTCCTCTCCGGTTTCCACCTGAAACCAGAGACCTGGAGCCTGGCCCAGGTTGGCTGAAAGGGCTCCAGACCTCAGGGTAACTTTGGAGAAATGTGGTGGCAGCTCTGGGCCGTGATATGTATGTTTCCCACTGTGCTAGCTATAACCCTACAGGTAATTAAGGGAATGTGTTTGATTCTGAGGTATCCATTCCCACATAAGTGGTTCCTGGAAAACCTTTCAGGATTCTTCAGTCAGGCTGTTTTCTTGGTGGAGAGCTTAGTGGAGTGGGGGTGGCCCATATACAAAGGGCATAAATGGTGCCAGTCTTAAAATAGGAATGTGAGTTCTGGCAACACATATGAAATCTGTTGGCCGTCTGTTCACATCTCAGGCATTACTAGAAAGGGCATGGCTTTGGAGATAGAGGACCTGACTAGGAATTCTAGCTTGGGCATCTATTgactatgtgactttaggcaagttactCTTCATCTCTGggccttaattccttaatttctagATTTTGATcttgggggagagagacagacagacagacagacagacagacagacagagacagagagagacagagagacagagagagacagagagagacagagagacagagagagacagagacagagacagacagagagagagacagagtgagagagtgagagagagagagagacagagacagagacagagacagagagagattgtgaggcagagacagagacatagagtcagagacagacagagacagcagacagagagacagagagagacagtgatcCACAAAGGGAGATTGGGGCAGGGGCGGGTATTTGTAGGTGGCAAGAAGGAACTTATAGTGAGGGAGAGATTTTGCAGAGCAGAGACATAGAAACacacagaaaggcagagagagatagagacagagacagagagaatgacaaTAGGATCAATCTGCTAGTGAAGATGAGAGAAGATAATCAAGGGTAAATATAGAGGTTTTGGTTTTGGTAAGTGAAAGTACCATCTCTCTATCAGAGATtagaatgaaagaggaaatattGGGCTTAGGGAACTAAAGTCAGAGAAATGTGAAATGAGGAGGATAGAAGAAGGAGCTTTTAGCAagtatcttctatttttttggtgAAGTATGAGGCAAGATCATTAGTGGAGAAGATGGGAAAGTGTATCAGGGATGCTTAAGTAGAAAAGGAAAGCTTTGCAACAGATTCCTTTATTGAATGTGCTAGGgctatatttttcaatttttttggttCTCAGAATCCCAGagtcccttccccacccccccatagcttGATTTAaatactttctcttttaaaattatttattttaataaaaattgatcTACAAGGGTCCTAgccccttcctttcctctgcaTCACAGAAGGCATGATCCAGGATCagacatatttatatacaaattaagtctttcatgtttctacctttcagttcactctctggaggtaacagtttattttttcttcttcttcaatttattcttcaagtgttgtatataatgttctcttggttctattcattttactattCATTATCATGTGtaattctttccatgtttttaaaaaattagcctgcttatcatttttatagtacagtagtattccatcacaatcacgtaccacaacttgttcagccattccccaatcaatgggtatccccttgatttccagttctttgccactacaaagagagctgctataaatgttttggagCATATGGGTTCTATTCCTTTtctcctgatctccttgggaaacagacccagcaataaTATCTGGGTCCAAgggtacacacagttttataactctctgggtgtaattccaaattgctccccagaatagttggatcagttcacagctccaacaattgtgcattagtgtccctgtttttccacatccccatcaacatttgttattttacccttttgtcattttagccaatatgatGGGTGTgcgatgatatctcagaattgttttggtttg contains these protein-coding regions:
- the LOC130454709 gene encoding RNA-binding protein 25-like, which gives rise to MLKKEGKKERKKERKKERKKERKKERKKERKKERKKERKKERKKERKKERKKERKKERKEGRKEGRKEGRKEERKKERKKERRKERKKERKKEREREKERKRERKRERKRERKKERKKERKKERKKEREKERKKERKKERKKERKKERKKERKKERKKERKKERKKERRKGRNVLKVQFSQNHPVSSPVST